A single genomic interval of Chryseobacterium paludis harbors:
- a CDS encoding RluA family pseudouridine synthase, with protein MTEDNEDFLDEELLDPNNIDIDEENKGLYEHVNITVDKNQEPLRIDKFLLIFRQNSSRNKISQTCRAGNVVVNGTPVKQNYRVKPGDQISVLLAHPPRENVIIPQDIPINIIYEDDDLVVVDKEPGMVVHPGFGNWDGTLVNALAFHFAKKGEKSDLDRVGLVHRIDKDTSGLLVIAKNEYALSFLAKQFFERKTKRLYWAFVWGNVQDDEGTIKGHIGRHPKNRMQMSVYEDGSHGKHAVTHYKVLERFKYMTWVECKLETGRTHQIRAHFKHIGHTLFNDERYEGHTPLRGVNLPKYKQFIKNVFEILPRHALHAHTLGFIHPTTKQELYFESPMPQDMADAVKKWRNYLEN; from the coding sequence ATGACAGAAGATAACGAAGATTTTTTAGATGAAGAATTATTAGATCCTAACAATATCGATATTGATGAGGAAAATAAAGGATTGTATGAGCATGTTAATATCACTGTCGACAAAAACCAGGAGCCTCTAAGAATAGACAAGTTCTTATTAATATTCAGACAAAACTCCTCGAGAAATAAAATTTCACAAACCTGCAGAGCAGGTAATGTTGTTGTAAATGGAACTCCTGTAAAACAAAATTATCGTGTGAAGCCTGGTGATCAGATTTCCGTTTTACTGGCTCATCCTCCAAGAGAGAATGTAATCATTCCACAGGATATCCCAATCAACATTATTTATGAGGACGACGATCTTGTTGTTGTGGATAAAGAACCAGGAATGGTTGTACATCCAGGATTTGGAAACTGGGATGGCACTTTAGTGAATGCTTTGGCATTTCATTTTGCTAAGAAAGGGGAAAAATCTGATCTGGATAGAGTAGGGCTTGTGCATAGAATAGATAAAGATACCTCGGGCTTATTAGTTATTGCTAAAAACGAATATGCTTTAAGCTTCTTGGCTAAGCAATTTTTTGAAAGAAAGACCAAAAGATTGTATTGGGCTTTTGTTTGGGGAAATGTACAGGACGATGAAGGTACTATTAAGGGTCATATAGGAAGGCATCCTAAGAATAGAATGCAGATGTCGGTATATGAAGATGGAAGCCACGGGAAGCATGCTGTGACACATTATAAAGTTTTAGAGAGATTTAAATACATGACCTGGGTAGAATGTAAACTTGAAACCGGAAGAACACATCAGATCAGAGCGCACTTCAAACATATAGGGCATACCTTGTTCAATGATGAAAGATATGAGGGGCATACGCCGTTACGAGGAGTTAATCTACCAAAATACAAGCAGTTTATCAAGAATGTTTTCGAAATTCTTCCTAGACATGCACTTCATGCCCATACCTTAGGATTTATACATCCAACCACTAAACAGGAATTGTATTTTGAGAGCCCAATGCCTCAAGATATGGCGGATGCTGTAAAAAAATGGAGAAATTATTTGGAAAACTAA
- a CDS encoding PASTA domain-containing protein, producing the protein MLKSLFNWKVLLNLLVAIGVFVGLVWLTFRWLEYHTNHGQEIPVPNVVNKSVHEAVKILDDAGLGYEVDSATYNPKYRPFQVLKMSPTPGSHVKDGRAIHLMVNPRSWAPVAIPDVINKYSGLAFQRIDQVGLKVGDTIFEPSIQKDAILRILFKGNPVKPGSLIPRFSTIDVVVGSGPMRNISIPNVVGFTVKDARAAIARSMFEVGLVEHEDGGKDESDIIYYQDPAAGDVRDQGMQIDLWASKKTPAELRSKIDELNSVYRMKVDTSLPPIQYEEVPVHQQPVYEPVPTPVVHKKVEPAKVEAPKVSATKPAATETKPKPTENKPKTTTNVSSGNNTGSNNKTANNAVQQPAQKPKAKKVVVE; encoded by the coding sequence ATGCTTAAATCACTTTTCAACTGGAAAGTTTTACTGAATTTGTTAGTAGCCATCGGTGTTTTTGTGGGTTTGGTCTGGCTTACATTTCGTTGGTTAGAATATCATACAAATCATGGTCAGGAAATACCCGTTCCCAATGTTGTCAACAAATCCGTACACGAGGCTGTCAAAATATTAGATGATGCCGGGCTTGGGTATGAAGTAGATAGTGCTACTTATAATCCTAAATACAGACCTTTTCAGGTTTTAAAAATGTCGCCTACACCTGGTTCCCATGTGAAAGACGGGCGTGCAATACATTTAATGGTTAATCCTAGAAGCTGGGCTCCGGTTGCAATTCCGGATGTTATTAATAAGTATTCCGGATTAGCTTTCCAACGAATAGATCAGGTTGGTCTAAAGGTAGGGGATACCATTTTCGAACCAAGTATCCAGAAAGATGCAATTCTCAGAATCCTATTTAAAGGAAATCCTGTAAAACCAGGATCATTAATTCCTAGATTTTCAACAATCGATGTAGTGGTAGGTTCTGGGCCAATGAGAAATATATCTATTCCCAATGTTGTTGGCTTCACTGTAAAAGATGCCAGAGCAGCTATCGCGAGAAGTATGTTTGAAGTGGGATTGGTAGAACATGAAGATGGTGGAAAAGATGAATCTGATATCATTTATTATCAGGATCCTGCTGCAGGAGATGTAAGAGATCAGGGAATGCAAATAGACCTTTGGGCCAGTAAGAAAACTCCAGCTGAATTACGATCTAAAATAGACGAACTGAATTCTGTATATCGAATGAAAGTAGATACCTCACTTCCACCGATACAATATGAAGAAGTTCCTGTTCATCAGCAACCGGTTTATGAACCTGTTCCTACACCTGTTGTCCATAAAAAAGTAGAACCTGCAAAAGTAGAAGCACCAAAAGTTTCTGCTACAAAACCAGCTGCTACGGAAACAAAACCAAAACCAACGGAAAATAAACCTAAGACGACTACCAATGTTTCTTCAGGAAATAATACTGGAAGTAACAATAAAACGGCAAATAATGCAGTGCAACAGCCTGCTCAAAAGCCAAAAGCCAAGAAAGTCGTAGTAGAATAA
- a CDS encoding D-alanine--D-alanine ligase: MSKKSVAVVMGGYSDEYVVSLKSGQLIYDSLDRDLYNVHKVVVLKDKWYFLDENNKQYPINKGDFSVTLENNEQLKFDVCFNIIHGTPGENGILQAYWDAIGQTYTGCDFYQSALTFNKKDTLAVLSKYGIPSAKSIYLRKGENINVDEIVDYLGLPLFVKPNQSGSSLGISKVKEKSELLPATEIAFKEDHEILIESFLDGMEVSVGVIDFKGETIVLGITEIVPQNEFFDYEAKYEGASEEITPARIDEETTKRVEEISKRAYDSLGMSGFSRSEFILMDGIPYMLEMNTNPGFSPASILPQQARHYGISIMDLCGNEVEKALAKKTN, from the coding sequence ATGAGCAAAAAAAGTGTTGCCGTAGTTATGGGAGGCTATTCTGATGAATATGTTGTTTCCCTGAAAAGCGGTCAATTAATTTATGATTCTTTAGATAGAGATCTATATAATGTACATAAAGTAGTTGTTTTAAAGGATAAGTGGTATTTTTTAGATGAAAATAACAAACAATACCCGATCAACAAAGGAGATTTCTCTGTAACATTGGAGAATAATGAACAATTAAAGTTTGATGTCTGCTTTAATATAATCCACGGAACACCAGGTGAAAATGGTATCCTGCAGGCTTATTGGGACGCGATAGGACAAACCTATACTGGATGTGATTTTTATCAGAGTGCTTTAACGTTCAATAAAAAAGACACATTAGCTGTATTATCTAAATATGGTATTCCTTCAGCAAAAAGTATTTATTTAAGGAAGGGAGAAAACATAAATGTTGATGAAATAGTAGACTATCTTGGGCTTCCTCTTTTCGTTAAACCAAATCAATCCGGATCGTCTCTAGGAATATCTAAGGTAAAAGAAAAGTCTGAATTACTCCCAGCAACAGAAATTGCATTTAAAGAAGATCATGAAATTCTAATTGAAAGCTTCTTAGATGGTATGGAAGTATCTGTCGGAGTAATTGATTTTAAAGGAGAAACTATTGTTTTAGGAATAACAGAAATTGTTCCTCAAAATGAATTCTTTGATTACGAAGCCAAATACGAAGGAGCTTCTGAAGAAATAACCCCGGCTAGAATTGACGAGGAGACAACTAAAAGAGTAGAAGAAATTTCCAAAAGAGCCTATGATTCTTTAGGGATGAGTGGTTTTTCCCGCAGCGAATTCATTTTAATGGATGGTATTCCTTATATGTTGGAAATGAATACCAATCCAGGATTCTCTCCGGCAAGTATTTTACCTCAGCAAGCAAGACATTACGGAATTTCTATTATGGATCTTTGCGGCAATGAAGTTGAAAAGGCATTAGCGAAAAAAACGAACTAA
- the coaD gene encoding pantetheine-phosphate adenylyltransferase: protein MKIAVFPGSFDPITLGHYDIIERAAPLFDKLIIAIGQNSQKKYMFPLEKRMEFIQNSVAEFPNVEVDYFEGLTVDFCFEKNAQFILRGLRNPADFEFEKAIAHTNRTLAHKKLETVFLLTSSGKSFISSSIVREIINHGGEYELLVPEAVRVEKIKK from the coding sequence ATGAAAATTGCTGTTTTCCCAGGATCATTTGATCCAATTACTCTAGGACATTATGATATTATAGAAAGGGCCGCACCACTTTTTGATAAACTCATCATCGCAATTGGACAGAACTCACAAAAGAAATACATGTTTCCTCTTGAAAAGAGAATGGAATTTATTCAGAATTCCGTAGCAGAATTTCCTAATGTAGAAGTCGATTATTTTGAAGGTTTAACGGTTGATTTCTGTTTTGAAAAAAATGCTCAGTTCATTCTTAGAGGACTAAGAAATCCTGCTGACTTCGAATTTGAAAAAGCCATTGCTCATACGAACAGAACTTTAGCTCATAAAAAATTAGAAACTGTATTTCTATTAACTTCATCCGGAAAATCTTTTATCAGCAGCAGCATTGTAAGAGAAATTATCAATCACGGTGGTGAATATGAACTACTCGTTCCAGAAGCCGTAAGGGTTGAAAAAATAAAAAAATAG
- a CDS encoding trimeric intracellular cation channel family protein, with product MHEQFNFAIEVLGTISFSMSGSFAAMQKRLDPFGVLIIAFVTSVGGGTVRDLLLDIPVFWMHDLLTCAVIIMTSIFTMVFKSLEKNFQVTLFIFDSLGLGLFTIIGVQKGLNADIHPLICIGLGTITGCFGGIIRDILLNRIPLIFRKEIYATACIVGGAAFLLMTKYTDLSYTFIQIFTIILIVAIRTLAVKYHWQMPKFYGYDNNSEM from the coding sequence ATGCACGAACAGTTCAATTTTGCCATAGAAGTATTGGGAACCATTTCCTTTTCCATGTCCGGAAGCTTTGCAGCGATGCAAAAGCGACTTGATCCGTTTGGTGTTCTCATTATCGCTTTCGTTACTTCTGTAGGAGGTGGAACTGTTAGGGATTTACTTCTTGATATTCCGGTATTCTGGATGCATGATTTATTAACCTGCGCCGTGATTATTATGACCAGTATTTTCACAATGGTTTTTAAATCCCTGGAAAAAAACTTTCAGGTCACCCTATTTATTTTTGACAGCCTTGGACTGGGATTGTTTACTATAATAGGAGTTCAAAAAGGCTTAAATGCAGACATTCATCCTTTAATATGTATTGGACTTGGGACCATTACTGGTTGTTTTGGAGGTATTATCCGAGATATCCTGCTCAACAGAATACCCTTAATCTTTAGAAAAGAGATTTATGCAACAGCCTGTATAGTGGGTGGGGCTGCATTTTTATTAATGACCAAATACACTGATCTTTCATACACATTCATCCAGATATTTACTATTATACTGATTGTAGCAATACGTACATTAGCTGTAAAATACCACTGGCAGATGCCTAAATTTTATGGTTACGATAATAATTCGGAAATGTAG
- a CDS encoding tetratricopeptide repeat protein, producing the protein MNKYIKIVIAALLIIAGLYLMIFTRSLGWGIVVFLLAALPIFLFFKNEYILLAFWQLRKQNMQKAVTYLDHITNYPSQLHKSQYGYFHYLQGLTLAQEHPTKVEPLMKKALEYGLNMKHDRAMATLNLAASAISKGRKQEGQKLLEEAKRLDSAGMMTDQIKMMKDQLKMPTMQKHMHNPNMRQRGGKIR; encoded by the coding sequence ATGAACAAATATATAAAAATTGTAATCGCAGCACTTCTTATCATCGCGGGTCTTTATTTGATGATCTTCACAAGAAGTTTAGGCTGGGGAATCGTAGTATTTCTTCTAGCAGCATTGCCTATTTTTCTTTTCTTTAAAAATGAATACATCCTTTTGGCATTCTGGCAATTGAGAAAACAAAATATGCAGAAAGCGGTGACATATTTAGATCATATCACGAACTATCCAAGCCAGCTTCATAAATCTCAATATGGGTATTTTCACTATCTTCAGGGATTAACTTTAGCTCAGGAACACCCTACAAAAGTAGAACCTTTAATGAAGAAAGCTCTTGAATATGGTTTGAATATGAAACATGATAGAGCAATGGCTACGTTGAATCTTGCAGCTTCTGCAATTTCTAAAGGAAGAAAACAGGAAGGGCAAAAACTATTGGAAGAAGCTAAAAGACTTGATAGTGCAGGAATGATGACGGATCAGATCAAAATGATGAAAGATCAGTTGAAAATGCCAACAATGCAAAAGCATATGCATAATCCTAATATGAGACAGAGAGGAGGAAAAATAAGATAA
- a CDS encoding dihydrofolate reductase, whose protein sequence is MTTIVVAMGEKNEIGFENQLLWHLPKDLKHFKDLTSEHPIIMGRKTYESIGKPLPNRTNIVISRKKNWFEEGILIVGSIKEAVKFAKKIDENVFIIGGGNIYEQTMDIADRLEVTLVKADLKADTFFPKIDGRLWSKTSEICHEKDEKNQYDFCFQTYEKIKNE, encoded by the coding sequence ATGACAACAATAGTGGTAGCCATGGGAGAGAAGAATGAAATTGGTTTTGAAAACCAGTTACTTTGGCATCTTCCTAAAGATTTAAAGCACTTTAAAGATTTAACCTCGGAGCATCCGATTATCATGGGAAGAAAGACTTACGAAAGTATTGGAAAACCACTTCCTAATCGTACCAATATTGTTATTTCACGTAAAAAAAATTGGTTTGAAGAAGGGATTCTAATTGTTGGAAGTATTAAAGAAGCGGTAAAGTTTGCTAAGAAAATTGATGAAAATGTCTTTATTATCGGAGGTGGAAATATCTATGAACAGACCATGGATATTGCAGACAGGCTTGAAGTGACTTTAGTGAAAGCGGATTTAAAAGCTGACACATTCTTTCCAAAAATAGATGGAAGATTGTGGAGCAAAACAAGTGAGATCTGCCATGAGAAAGATGAAAAAAATCAGTATGATTTCTGCTTTCAAACTTATGAAAAAATTAAAAATGAATAG
- a CDS encoding LemA family protein has translation MKNKGCLSAGTIGIALLIIVAVIFFWGKSGYNSFVTKEQNVNSKWSNVETVYQKRANLIPNLERTVKSYSKFEQETLTKVVEARSKATSINIDPTNMTEADLAKFQAAQGELSGALSRLMAVVESYPNLKADQQYINFQREYTAIENSIRSETVYFNDAAKDYNTSIKTFPNNILANFTNFKEKPYFKAEAGASKAPDVFSE, from the coding sequence ATGAAAAATAAAGGCTGTCTGAGCGCTGGAACAATTGGCATCGCTCTCCTTATCATTGTTGCTGTCATCTTCTTCTGGGGAAAAAGCGGATATAATAGTTTCGTTACAAAAGAACAAAATGTCAATAGCAAATGGTCTAACGTAGAAACTGTATATCAGAAAAGAGCCAACTTAATTCCTAATCTTGAAAGAACGGTAAAATCGTATTCAAAATTTGAACAAGAGACTTTAACTAAAGTTGTTGAAGCTCGTTCTAAAGCGACATCTATCAATATTGACCCTACCAATATGACAGAAGCAGATCTTGCAAAATTCCAAGCTGCACAGGGAGAATTATCCGGAGCATTAAGCAGATTAATGGCTGTCGTAGAATCTTATCCTAACCTGAAAGCTGATCAACAATATATTAATTTCCAAAGAGAATATACTGCAATCGAAAACAGTATCAGATCAGAAACTGTTTATTTTAACGATGCTGCTAAGGATTATAATACATCAATTAAAACTTTCCCAAATAATATTTTGGCGAATTTTACAAACTTTAAAGAAAAACCATACTTCAAGGCGGAAGCAGGAGCGAGTAAAGCACCTGATGTTTTCTCTGAATAA
- a CDS encoding TPM domain-containing protein, whose amino-acid sequence MMSNFLTNQQIASLVEAIKSAEENSTGEIRVHIDSNTETQNAGTALEVFKKLDMHKTAERNAVLFHVNFEQKYLTIIGDVGIHEKVQQYYWDHLHDFITSEFAKGNYHKALKSAILETGLELKKYFPVKGENHNELPNEITFS is encoded by the coding sequence ATAATGAGCAATTTCCTAACAAATCAGCAAATAGCTTCCCTCGTGGAAGCTATTAAATCTGCGGAAGAAAATTCTACAGGCGAGATCAGAGTGCATATAGATTCCAATACAGAGACTCAGAACGCCGGAACGGCGTTAGAAGTTTTTAAAAAACTGGATATGCATAAAACCGCCGAAAGAAATGCAGTACTCTTTCATGTCAATTTCGAACAAAAATATCTTACGATTATTGGGGATGTTGGAATTCATGAGAAGGTGCAGCAATATTACTGGGACCATCTCCATGATTTTATCACTTCTGAATTTGCAAAAGGAAACTATCATAAGGCATTGAAAAGTGCTATTCTGGAAACCGGTCTTGAACTTAAAAAGTATTTTCCTGTAAAAGGAGAAAATCACAACGAACTTCCCAATGAAATTACATTCTCTTAA